In the genome of Halobacteriovorax sp. DA5, one region contains:
- a CDS encoding EF-hand domain-containing protein produces APKKAKRRAGGGEGSSNVFSMFEQSQIQEYKEAFTIIDQNRDGIISKDDLRDVLASMGQLNVKNEELEA; encoded by the coding sequence TGGCACCCAAAAAGGCTAAGAGGAGGGCAGGAGGAGGAGAGGGTTCCTCCAACGTCTTCTCCATGTTTGAGCAGAGCCAGATTCAGGAGTACAAGGAGGCCTTCACAATCATTGACCAGAACAGGGACGGCATCATCAGCAAAGATGACCTTAGGGACGTGTTGGCCTCAATGGGTCAGCTGAACGTGAAGAATGAGGAGCTGGAGGC